From Trichoplusia ni isolate ovarian cell line Hi5 chromosome 8, tn1, whole genome shotgun sequence, one genomic window encodes:
- the LOC113496933 gene encoding SHC-transforming protein 1 — MSDSTFVAKPARGWLHPDSVLASDGITYAVRYIGCMEVLTSMKKLDFETRSQVAKECIARVCAAAGLRSADKKRRVCQAAVRALAARPRMAHSGANVALTISSKAITLAALEGGETIARHDMPRVSFASGGDTDSLDFVAYVAKSVPPAEWRACYVLECGGRLAQDVIATIGQAFELRFKEFLTKPSSLNLNGSRALCDTASSVASEDREYYNDMPDKTPPEAATTYRHPPPPPLASLASLAPISSCEESVRHYVNQTPPPRTPPTALLPNHHTDIFDMQPFTAAPVTSSSAASSSSSPCEAPAEPLSAQAQAALLAREPWFHGPISRITAEKLVVEDGEFLVRESAACPGQFVLTGARKGSHKHLLLVDPNGVVRTKDRVFESVPHLIKYHCSNELPIVSADSALLLRKPVLRDGAS; from the exons ATGTCGGACAGCACTTTCGTAGCGAAGCCGGCGCGGGGTTGGCTGCACCCCGACTCGGTGCTTGCGAGCGATGGAATCACGTATGCAGTCAGG TACATTGGCTGCATGGAAGTCCTAACATCTATGAAGAAACTAGACTTTGAAACTAGATCTCAGGTAGCAAA AGAATGTATTGCAAGAGTATGTGCAGCTGCTGGTCTTCGATCAGCTGACAAGAAGCGTAGAGTGTGCCAGGCAGCTGTGCGAGCTCTCGCGGCTCGGCCTAGGATGGCACACTCCGGAGCCAATGTTGCCCTCACAATATCATCTAAAGCCATCACCCTAGCAGCTCTTGAAGGCGGAGAGACTATAGCACGTCATGATATGCCAAGAGTCTCGTTCGCGTCTGGCGGTGATACAGACTCTTTAGACTTCGTAGCTTACGTTGCCAAATCCGTGCCGCCGGCAGAGTGGAGAGCTTGCTACGTTCTCGAATGCGGCGGCAGACTAGCACAAGACGTGATAGCAACTATAGGGCAAGCATTCGAACTTCGGTTTAAGGAATTCTTGACGAAACCCTCATC GTTGAATCTAAACGGATCTCGAGCCCTTTGCGACACGGCAAGTAGCGTGGCGTCGGAGGACCGCGAGTACTACAACGACATGCCGGACAAGACGCCGCCAGAGGCCGCCACCACGTACAGACACCCACCGCCGCCGCCCCTCGCCTCGCTCGCGTCACTTGCTCCTATATCTTC TTGCGAAGAAAGCGTGCGACACTACGTAAACCAGACCCCACCCCCTCGGACACCGCCCACCGCACTGCTGCCCAATCACCATACAGACATCTTCGACATGC AGCCCTTCACAGCGGCGCCTGTGACGTCATCGTCTGCGGCGTCGTCGTCGTCCTCCCCGTGCGAGGCTCCCGCCGAGCCGCTgtcggcgcaggcgcaggccGCGCTGCTGGCGCGGGAGCCCTGGTTCCATGGACCCATCTCTAGGATTACTGCGGAGAAG TTAGTGGTAGAAGATGGAGAGTTCCTGGTCCGTGAGTCTGCAGCCTGCCCCGGCCAGTTCGTGCTGACGGGGGCTAGGAAAGGCAGCCACAAGCATCTGCTACTTGTCGATCCCAATGGAGTG GTCCGAACCAAAGACCGTGTATTCGAGAGCGTGCCGCACCTGATAAAGTACCACTGCAGCAACGAGCTACCAATAGTGTCCGCCGACTCGGCGTTACTGCTTAGAAAACCAGTCCTACGCGACGGTGCGTCATGA
- the LOC113496932 gene encoding lysine-specific demethylase 6A isoform X2 — MALYVSPGFTRAADAHLRLALMFKARRHWSIAAVHFRRARLAPHQDATFTRLELSFHAAHLLEARSLRKSARDAYERLLKEPQLSSTLKADVCRQLGWLYHRCVSLGEPAGRARAAIWCLQRAVAAEPDSGAGLYLLGRCFAAQGKVHDAFIAYRNSVEKSEGNADTWCSIGVLYQQQNQPMDALQAYICAVQLDKGHSAAWTNLGSLYESCQMPRDAFACYTNGGAAATASHSALRQRLAFLRAHLAHAPMPSVTGKRRQLPSIEEAWNLPISAEMSSRAPKAAPPPYPGKRPDEPPPLTQHQLQTLQYLQKNSNNLSPQQQALMQQLLSQYRQAQAARARAVTKSEGNATGGDNAESLAEDLLKRFSDTQPEVKKEPVSTDNTISASSNNEAVLGCRQPVVKLEPLKTDPLKPVTFHIGMSSKNILDACKENAGPPTAWSVLGDGCGPPEPPAVPPPRLSAEQLAPPAPFVYVESKRDAFSPQLQDFCLKHPIAVVRGLTAALKLDLGLFSTKTLVEAWPDHAVEVRTQLMQSADENWDPTGRRRVWACASHRSHTTVRKYAQYQAGSFQESLREERERGGAATAAGGGALSDSDGRESGSGPVKRRRAARMLRFGTNVDLSDERKWRPQLTELQKLPAFARVASAANMLSHVGHVILGMNTVQLYMKVPGSRTPGHQENNNFCSININIGPGDCEWFGVPDAYWGGVRDLCERHGLSYLHGSWWPDPEELRAHGVPVYRFTQRPGDLVWVNAGCVHWVQATGWCNNIAWNVGPLTARQYSLALERYEWNKVQNFKSIVPMVHLTWNLARNIRVSDPRLHRAMRTCLMQTLRAAAGTLQAVRARGVPVRFHGRARGEASHYCGACEREVWHALLVREHERRHVVHCLACARRASPTLAGFLCLEEHHMDELAQVLDAFSLHRPTPAALPPALLPVPD; from the exons ATGGCTCTGTACGTGTCGCCGGGGTTCACTCGCGCGGCGGACGCGCACCTGCGGCTGGCGCTGATGTTCAAGGCGCGCCGGCACTGGTCCATCGCCGCCGTGCACTTCAGGCGCGCGCGCCTCGCGCCGCACCAGGACGCCACCTTCACGCGCCTCGAGCTCAGCTTCCACGCCGCGCACCTACTTGAAGCACGGAGCTTGAGGAAATCTGCCAGAGATGCCTATGAAAGACTATTGAAAGAGCCACAGTTGTCGTCTACACTCAAAGCAGACGTGTGCAGACAATTAG GATGGCTTTACCATCGTTGCGTGTCTCTGGGGGAGCCGGCGGGTCGCGCGCGTGCAGCTATTTGGTGCCTGCAGCGCGCAGTCGCCGCCGAGCCCGACTCCGGCGCTGGCTTGTACCTACTCGGACGGTGTTTTGCGGCACAAGGAAAAGTTCACGATGCCTTTATAGCGTATAGAAACTCGGTAGAGAAATCGGAAGGAAACGCTGACACCTGGTGCTCTATTGG AGTGCTTTATCAACAACAAAACCAACCGATGGACGCGCTACAGGCATACATATGCGCGGTGCAATTGGACAAGGGTCATTCCGCGGCGTGGACCAACCTGGGCAGTTTATACGAAAGTTGTCAGATGCCTCGAGACGCATTTGCATGTTATACTAACGGAGGGGCAGCCGCTACTGCGTCCCACTCGGCGCTAAGGCAGAGACTAGCTTTCCTGAGAGCACATCTTGCACACGCGCCTATGCCTTCTGTTACCGGAAA GCGTCGCCAATTGCCTTCGATTGAGGAAGCGTGGAACCTGCCCATATCTGCGGAGATGTCGTCCCGGGCGCCCAAGGCCGCGCCGCCACCGTACCCGGGCAAGCGGCCGGATGAGCCGCCGCCGCTCACGCAACACCAGCTGCAGACCCTACAGTACTTACAGAAGAACTCTAACAACTTATCGCCGCAACAACAA GCTTTGATGCAGCAGCTACTGTCGCAGTATCGTCAAGCTCAGGCAGCGAGAGCGCGTGCG GTGACGAAAAGCGAAGGTAACGCGACCGGCGGCGACAATGCTGAGTCGCTCGCTGAAGATCTGCTCAAGAGATTCTCCGATACCCAGCCGGAGGTCAAGAAGGAGCCTGTTAGCA CCGATAATACCATTAGTGCAAGTAGTAACAACGAGGCTGTGCTGGGATGCCGACAACCTGTCGTGAAGCTGGAGCCCCTCAAGACCGACCCGCTCAAACCCGTTACCTTCCACATCGGCATGAGTTCCAAAAACATACTGGATGCTTGCAA GGAAAACGCTGGCCCTCCAACAGCGTGGTCAGTGTTGGGCGACGGCTGCGGCCCTCCCGAACCGCCCGCCGTGCCTCCGCCGCGCCTCTCGGCCGAGCAGCTGGCGCCGCCTGCGCCATTCGTCTACGTCGAGTCCAAGCGCGATGCCTTCTCGCCGCAACTCCAGGACTTCTGTCTCAAACATCCCATCGCCGTGGTTCGAGGACTGACCGCCGCTCTCAAGCTCGACCTCGGCTTGTTCTCTACCAAGACCCTCGTTGAAGCGTGGCCTGATCATGCCGTGGAGGTTCGCACTCAGCTGATGCAGTCCGCAGACGAGAACTGGGACCCCACCGGTCGAAGGCGGGTGTGGGCATGCGCCTCGCACCGCTCTCACACTACGGTGCGCAAGTACGCGCAGTACCAGGCCGGCTCGTTCCAAGAGTCGCTACGAGAGGAGCGCGAGCGAGGTGGCGCGGCCACggcggccggcggcggcgcgctaTCGGACTCTGACGGCCGCGAGTCCGGCTCGGGACCCGTCAAGCGACGCCGAGCCGCCCGGATGCTTCGGTTCGGCACCAACGTAGATCTCTCAGATGAGCGCAAGTGGCGACCACAATTGACAGAATTACAAAAGCTTCCTGCATTTGCACGTGTCGCCTCAGCCGCAAATATGTTATCACATGTCGGTCATGTGATTCTTGGCATGAATACAGTGCAACTTTACATGAAAGTGCCTGGTAGCCGTACACCAGGGCATCAAGAAAACAACAACTTTTGCTCGATCAATATCAACATCGGGCCCGGCGACTGCGAATGGTTCGGTGTGCCAGACGCTTACTGGGGAGGCGTGCGTGATCTGTGTGAGAGGCATGGGCTATCGTACTTACATGGCTCTTGGTGGCCTGACCCAGAAGAGTTGCGCGCGCACGGTGTTCCTGTATACCGCTTCACGCAGCGACCAGGAGATCTCGTGTGGGTGAATGCCGGCTGCGTGCATTGGGTCCAAGCCACGGGTTGGTGCAACAACATAGCCTGGAACGTCGGACCGCTGACGGCGCGTCAATATTCGCTGGCGTTAGAACGCTACGAGTGGAACAAGGTGCAGAACTTCAAATCCATCGTACCTATGGTGCACCTGACGTGGAACCTGGCGCGCAACATCCGCGTGTCGGACCCGCGCCTGCACCGCGCCATGCGCACGTGCCTGATGCAGACGctgcgcgcggcggcgggcacgCTGCAGGCCGTGCGCGCGCGCGGCGTGCCCGTGCGCTTCCacgggcgcgcgcgcggcgagGCGTCGCACTACTGCGGCGCGTGCGAGCGCGAGGTGTGGCACGCGCTGCTGGTGCGCGAGCACGAGCGGCGCCACGTGGTGCACTGCCTGGCGTGCGCGCGCCGCGCCAGCCCCACGCTGGCCGGCTTCCTGTGCCTGGAGGAGCACCACATGGACGAGCTGGCGCAGGTGCTGGACGCGTTCTCCCTGCACCGCCCGACGCCGGCCGCGCTGCCGCCCGCGCTGCTGCCGGTGCCCGACTGA
- the LOC113496688 gene encoding serine/arginine repetitive matrix protein 1-like, whose product MLGARLKSWMEAQLGRAKKRKQKQVRVSAPAASTGPLPAPHLSSPESAYSTGYSTDGTSPGTAPAPLAAPLVAPPPPPAPPTTHLYHEPAKRRSNVVNRRCIPDPAPIPAVVCATPSPRPRCRIRTNPWLGATSPNRRRPQHIVHQHSLQCPPTQPQLHHAPYSLDSHSVKYGSRSPHLSPHLSPEPHRSPYYRGGASSDEECRNMRTRGRETAILSDADIDSDGDTGLDGGDEDDDDTASPGRRRARRRRPPRRPPRSAGATPPRMRRRNHAPSAPPVRERDPLLEADREAERKYRELIREAEKLLVTVSRAPLEPPHNPRVRELRATEVEAPRRSPERTHLTNFMRANSPEPPRRAPPPPRRSPLAAPPPPRALSADRPHSEPPKRKAYARDEVLQTLEGLRKSLQQQSALLAVQRTRLDSL is encoded by the exons ATGCTGGGCGCGCGGCTCAAGTCATGGATGGAGGCGCAGCTGGGGCGGGCGAAAAAACGTAAGCAGAAGCAGGTGCGGGTGTCGGCGCCGGCCGCCAGCACGGGCCCGCTGCCCGCGCCGCACCTGTCCTCCCCGGAGAGCGCCTACAGCACGGGCTACTCCACGGATGGCACGTCCCCGGGCACCGCGCCCGCTCCGCTCGCCGCTCCGCTCGTGGCTCCCCCGCCGCCTCCCGCGCCACCCACCACGCACCTTTACCACGAACCAGCCAAG CGTCGTTCGAACGTGGTGAACCGCCGTTGTATCCCGGACCCTGCTCCCATCCCAGCGGTAGTCTGCGCCACGCCGTCTCCTCGGCCGCGGTGTCGCATCAGGACCAACCCCTGGCTGGGAGCCACCTCACCCAATAGAAGGAGACCACAGCATATAGTGCACCAGCACTCGCTGCAGTGCCCCCCCACACAGCCACAGCTGCACCACGCTCCATACTCTCTTGATTCACATTCTGTCAAGTATGGCTCAAG GTCACCACATCTCTCGCCACACTTATCTCCAGAGCCCCACAGATCACCTTACTACCGCGGCGGGGCCTCCAGTGACGAGGAGTGCAGGAACATGAGGACCAGAGGCCGGGAGACCGCGATACTCTCTGACGCTGATATCGACTCTGATGGGGATACTGGTTTAGACGGCggtgatgaagatgatgatgatactgCGTCACCGGGCAGACGCAGGGCTAGGAGGAGGAGGCCACCGCGGAGACCTCCACGGTCTGCTG GAGCAACACCACCGAGAATGCGTCGCCGCAACCACGCACCTTCCGCCCCTCCCGTGCGCGAGAGGGATCCCCTACTGGAAGCGGACAGGGAAGCCGAGAGGAAGTACAGGGAGCTCATCAGGGAGGCGGAGAAACTGCTCGTGACTGTCTCACGGGCACCGCTAGAACCTCCTCATAACCCCAGAGTGAGGGAACTTAGGGCTACGGAG GTGGAAGCCCCCCGGCGCAGCCCGGAGCGCACTCACCTCACCAACTTCATGCGCGCCAACTCCCCCGAGCcgccacgccgcgcgccgccgcccccgCGCCGCTCCCCGCTGGCCGCGCCGCCACCGCCGCGCGCGCTCAGCGCCGACAGGCCGCACTCCGAGCCGCCCAAGAGGAAGGCCTACGCCAGGGATGAG GTCTTACAGACTTTGGAAGGGCTTCGCAAGAGTCTGCAGCAGCAGTCAGCCCTTCTGGCCGTACAGCGGACGCGATTGGACTCCCTATAG